The nucleotide sequence GCTGATATTTGTATCATGCTTTTTTTCACATTACATTCCAAATTTTGGAAACCTCTGAACATATTCAATTCTTGTTAtaagaaagaaaggcaaaaaaccaggagaaaaagaaaaaaggtaaccGATGCTCTTAAATTCACACAATTACTGTCATGATGGGTGCACTGCATACACCTGCATATGGTCACAGACCACGAGATGCACAAGCACTGACCACGGAACCCTGATATCCCCTCTGCTCCACCAGCACTAAGTCCTCTTGGGTTACGCATGAGCTCCCTTCACAATGTCGCTGGAGATGTATATACCATTTCTAGAAAACAATTAATATAAAACCTAACCTATTTATTAATTTCCATTCTACACTCCAgtctaaatttcatcaggttaatGGGATCATTATAGCCCACACCACCCCCAAAGTATTTCCAAACGGATGTAAACATACCAAATCCGTTACACCAGCCAAAACAAAGACACCTAGCGCAACGTCAAAATTTTCTTCAACGATCAAGTAGCCTAAAACTGGCGCCAAACCCATTCTTGCCATTGACAGTATATTTGGGATCGTCCAGGGGTTTTCATACTgcaaagcaagaaagcaaaactttAGGTCAGGAAGGCAAAGCCTAACTTGGCAGGTGAATTAATCAAGACAAAACCACACTTAATTTGAACTAGGCAGAAAGCCTTCCAAGTTCTTGGAAACAGCCCGCCGTTTGCGCAAGACACACAGACACGGCCTCTAGCTACTAAACATAACCTCGAGCATTCAAAAGGAAAACGGGCCGCCACTGAGAGATCCAAAAAGCCTTCGTCTGGTTCAAAGATCGAGCGTGACACCTGCTTCCCGCCGGCCGCGCGTTACGGACACCGTGCGCGCCCCCCGGGCTgcaccggcccggccccgggcacCTGAGGAGCGCGGCCGGGAGCTCCCCGCACCGACGAAGAAAGCGGCCCCCTCCCCGCAActccccgtcccgtcccgggGCACGTACCAGCTCGGCGTAGCGCCCGGCCACACGGCGCTCCTGCTGGGGCTCCGGCGCCGCGGCCTCGCCGCCGCCGTCCCCCGCCGttcgcggcccggccccgccgctgagGAGGCGCCAGGCGGCGACGGGCGCGCGCAGCAGCCGTTGGTGCTCGCGCAGCAGCCGCGGGCGCTGCCGCAGAGTGTGCACCGCGCGCGGCCCCGCCAGagcccccgcggccgccgccaaGCAGAAGACGCCGCCGTTGCCATGGCAGCGgccgcccgcccccccgccaccgcccccctccgccgccgccgccgccacctcgGGCCGGCTGGCCAGCGGCCTGGCACCgccgcccggccgccgccgccccgccccgccgaggagcccccagaaacccctgcccagCCAAGCGGCGGCCAGCATGATGTGATGTGGCGCCTGCCCGCCGCCCCTACGCGCGCCGCGGCCCTGCCCGCGGGAGCGAGCGGCCTCCCAGCGCCGCCGCCATTCGCCGCCCCGACGGACTGGCAGGGGCTCGGGGACAGGGTACGAGCCGCGGGGTGTGCGTGTGCGACGAGGGGTGGGGGGGACGTGCGACTTTTTTGCGGCGCTTGACGGCAGTCCCCCTCCCCGCTGGGCCGCGCGCTTTACGGCAGGCTGCGACCTGCGGGGGGCGCGGCGGCTGAATTAGAAATAAATCGTAGCTGAGGGGAGAAACACCAGGAAAAGCTGCGCTTTCCGGCCTACCTGCCGAACGAGGCTCTTCCCCAGTGGTCCCCGGGCGCTGGCGGCCGTGCGCATGGCAGGAGGTGCCCGCGGTCACCCCGCTTTTCACGGCGGGGCAGCTTCTGGGGCCGCGCTTGTCGATGCAGCTGTTCTTTTACAAGCTCTTAACGGAGAAGGGTGAAGGTTTGCTTTACTACTACCACTTCTTAGGGGACCTAAGTAGTCTGTTGTTCGTAGTACTTGCTCTTTGCCCTCCCTCAGCCACATTTACTTTGGCTCAAGAAGGAAGAGTTTACTTTTCCAGGTGCAGTCACTTGTTTGCTTCCATGGCTTACTCCTACCCACCTCTAGCACTAGGAGACACTGtcatttttcatatttctggCACCAGTTTATCATGCAGCTATGGTTTCACCCCCCAAGTAGTCAAGCAACTTTAATTACAGCAGTCAATTAACTGGCAAAGCAAACAGAggctcttaaaaaaacaaaataaacaaccaTAAACCACTGGCTTGTAGGATATTTCATTCTACCTCTTCCACAGCTGTTTGAAAGAATCTGGAGATAGCATATGATATTGTTAATTAATTATTTGTTAATTGTTGTTTAACTTGTTAATTATTTGTTAATTAATAATTCATAATTTTTGTTGATTAATTACAATTAGATgtagttatttcttttttttagacaTGGGGAGGGTGAAAACAGGAGTAGAAGCACCTGCTGGGACAGGGTGCACTACCAGCAAGTTTGCAGCTGATATAGAAGCAAGGGCCTTTCAGAG is from Patagioenas fasciata isolate bPatFas1 chromosome 3, bPatFas1.hap1, whole genome shotgun sequence and encodes:
- the CRLS1 gene encoding cardiolipin synthase (CMP-forming) isoform X1 — encoded protein: MLAAAWLGRGFWGLLGGAGRRRPGGGARPLASRPEVAAAAAEGGGGGGAGGRCHGNGGVFCLAAAAGALAGPRAVHTLRQRPRLLREHQRLLRAPVAAWRLLSGGAGPRTAGDGGGEAAAPEPQQERRVAGRYAELYENPWTIPNILSMARMGLAPVLGYLIVEENFDVALGVFVLAGVTDLLDGFIARNWANQKSALGSALDPLADKILISVLYVSLTCANLIPVPLTSMIILRDVALIAAVFYVRYKTLSPPRTLSRYFNPCYATAQLKPTFISKMNTAVQLILVAASLAAPVFNYVDSVYLQALWCITAFTTVTSAYSYYHYGQKTVQVINNK
- the CRLS1 gene encoding cardiolipin synthase (CMP-forming) isoform X2, with translation MLAAAWLGRGFWGLLGGAGRRRPGGGARPLASRPEVAAAAAEGGGGGGAGGRCHGNGGVFCLAAAAGALAGPRAVHTLRQRPRLLREHQRLLRAPVAAWRLLSGGAGPRTAGDGGGEAAAPEPQQERRVAGRYAELYENPWTIPNILSMARMGLAPVLGYLIVEENFDVALGVFVLAGVTDLLDGFIARNWANQKSALGSALDPLADKILISVLYVSLTCANLIPVPLTSMIILRDVALIAAVFYVRYKTLSPPRTLSRYFNPCYATAQLKPTFISKMNTAVQLILVAASLAAPVFNYVDSVYLQALWFLKPV